The Campylobacter armoricus sequence TGAAGGTGGAAGTGGTGGTGCTTTAGCTATAGGAGTAGCTGATAAACTTGCTATGATGAAAAATTCAGTTTTTTCCGTAATTTCACCTGAAGGTTGTGCTGCTATTTTATGGAATGATCCCTCAAAAATAGAAGCTGCTACTAAAGCGATGAAAGTAACTGCAGATGATTTAAAAAATCAAGGTTTAATAGATGATGTCATCGAAGAACCAATAAGTGGAGCTCATAGAGATAAAGAAAATGCTATAAAAAATTTAAGTGATTATGTTTTAAAAGCTATAGAAGAATTAGAACAATATGACAAACGAGAATTAGCGGCTATAAGAATGCAAAAAGTATTTAAATTTGGAGCTTTTTCAGAGTAATTTGTATTTTTATATAAATTTCAACTTTTTTTAAAAAAAATATTGTATAATTACAACTTCAATTCAATGGTTGGATAGCTCAGTCGGTAGAGCAGCAGACTGAAAATCTGCGTGTCGGCAGTTCGATTCTGCCTCTAACCACCATCTTTATTTTTTATTATAAAAATCATCTAATTCTTTAAGCTCTATTTCTTTAAAACCAGCTTGAATTCTAGCTGTTTTATTATATATTTTCCCCAAAAGGTTAAAATCTTTATATATTTTGCAAAGATTTATATAATTTTCATTTTCGTTTTTTGCATAATTCCACCAAAAATTACCTTTATTTACATGTTTTATTTCATCATTTAATATAATGGTAAAAATCTCGTTAAATAAACTTTTTATGGGATGATTTGTTGTATTTAGTTTTTTTAAAACAAAAGGATTAGCATCAAGTCCTTTTGCCTCAAGTCCTCTATGAACTATACCCATTCTATGAGCAAGATTATCTTTAGTTAAAAATAAGGCTTTTTCAAGATTATCATGTGCATAAAAATCTCCATATTTAAAACCTAACTCATTTAAAGTTTTTTCTAAAAGTAAAAAATGTTTGATTTCCTCATTGGCCACCTCAAGCCAATCTTGATAAAATTTCAATGGTAAGTTTTTAAACCTATAACTAGCATCTAAAGCTAAATTTATAGCACTATATTCTATATGTGCGACTGAATGTAAGATTTTAGCTAAAGATAAAGTGCTATTTGCTTCTTTTGGACGCCTTATTTTCATAGGATGAAGGATTTTAACTTGTGAGTTTTCACAAATGATAGCTTTGTGTGTATGATCAAAATCATATAAATTAGTTTTAAAATTTTCATAAAATTCATTAAAATCTTGAATTTTTTCGAAAATATCTTTTTTATATAAAATTTTTTCTAAATCTATAAAAAAATTTCTTTTCATTTTTAAACCTTGTTAAATATTATATAAGATAAAAAAGTATAATATAAAAATTTTTAAAAAGGTTTGCTAAAATTATGTTTAATGTCATACATGCTCTTTTTTTTAGAGAGTTAAAAACAAGATTTGGTATTAACAAATATTTGGGTTATTTTTGGGTGATTGGTGAACCTATGATGGTGGTTTTGGTGATTACTTCTATTATAGCGGCTATTAGAGAATTTCACCATCAAATCATGCCAGAAGGAATTTCTATTTTTATGTTTTTAGCAGTAGGTATTATACCTTTTTTTATGTTTAGAAGTATTATTACTCAACTATTAAATGGTATTGGTGCAAATTTAGCACTTTTTGCTTATAAACCTATTCGTCCTATACATGTGTTTATTGCTAGAACTATGCTTGAATTTTGTATTTATTTTACTATTTTTATTTGTGTGATGTTTTTAGCTGGATGGTTTTTGCATATGCAAGTTATTCCTAAACATTTTTTAGAGGTAATGTTTTCGCTTTTTTTACTTGTGGTGTTTGGTTTTGCTATGGGGATGTGTTTTGCTATAGCAGGACATTTTGCTGAGCCTTTAAAAATGGCATTAAATTATTTAAATATAGTTTTATATTGGACAGCATTGGTTGTATTT is a genomic window containing:
- a CDS encoding ferritin-like domain-containing protein is translated as MKRNFFIDLEKILYKKDIFEKIQDFNEFYENFKTNLYDFDHTHKAIICENSQVKILHPMKIRRPKEANSTLSLAKILHSVAHIEYSAINLALDASYRFKNLPLKFYQDWLEVANEEIKHFLLLEKTLNELGFKYGDFYAHDNLEKALFLTKDNLAHRMGIVHRGLEAKGLDANPFVLKKLNTTNHPIKSLFNEIFTIILNDEIKHVNKGNFWWNYAKNENENYINLCKIYKDFNLLGKIYNKTARIQAGFKEIELKELDDFYNKK
- the kpsM gene encoding capsule polysaccharide transporter KpsM — translated: MFNVIHALFFRELKTRFGINKYLGYFWVIGEPMMVVLVITSIIAAIREFHHQIMPEGISIFMFLAVGIIPFFMFRSIITQLLNGIGANLALFAYKPIRPIHVFIARTMLEFCIYFTIFICVMFLAGWFLHMQVIPKHFLEVMFSLFLLVVFGFAMGMCFAIAGHFAEPLKMALNYLNIVLYWTALVVFPIWIVPKPILDILYYNPLLHIMELLKYNFFQNYPLLDDYNYYYPIICLGVILFLGLFFYYFTREKLIAVR